One part of the Lachnospiraceae bacterium JLR.KK002 genome encodes these proteins:
- a CDS encoding sirohydrochlorin cobaltochelatase produces MKKKFLVALLAGVMTCSLALAGCSKETSETAENTNQTEADNKTPEEKKADTEQTEANKKEPEEGKEEANTDQAAADEAAALIDAIYVQERTGNTDEQCTQAKAAWDALTDEQKELVEGENADPDYFGRDTGDASADDTRNQDDIGENEILAVSFGTSFNSSRVDDIKSIEDALQEANPDWSVRRAFTAQIIINHVQARDGDHIDNMEQALERAVANGVKNLVIQPTHLMHGAEYDEMMESVEAYREKFETVKVAEPLLGEVGEDASVINEDKEAVAKALTEAAVQDGGYDSLEAAKEDGAAFVFLGHGTSHTAKVSYSQMQSQMGALGYENVFIGTVEGEPEDTSCEAVIEAVKQAGYKKVILRPLMVVAGDHANNDMAGEDEDSWVSMFRASGDFDSVETQITGLGSIEAVQKLYVEHTTVAMNEQ; encoded by the coding sequence ATGAAAAAGAAATTTTTGGTTGCCTTACTGGCGGGTGTGATGACCTGTTCCCTGGCTTTGGCAGGCTGTTCAAAGGAAACTTCGGAGACTGCCGAAAATACGAATCAGACAGAAGCAGACAATAAAACGCCGGAAGAGAAAAAGGCAGATACGGAGCAGACAGAAGCCAATAAAAAAGAGCCGGAAGAAGGAAAAGAGGAGGCAAACACGGATCAGGCTGCTGCCGATGAGGCTGCCGCCCTGATTGATGCAATTTATGTGCAGGAGAGGACTGGAAATACGGACGAACAGTGTACTCAGGCAAAAGCTGCCTGGGATGCCCTGACAGATGAACAGAAAGAACTGGTGGAAGGTGAAAATGCAGATCCCGATTATTTTGGCAGAGATACTGGAGATGCCTCTGCAGATGATACGAGAAATCAGGATGACATTGGTGAAAATGAAATTCTGGCAGTCAGCTTCGGAACCTCCTTTAACAGCAGCCGCGTGGATGACATCAAAAGCATTGAAGACGCACTGCAGGAAGCAAATCCCGACTGGTCCGTAAGAAGGGCTTTTACCGCACAGATTATTATTAACCATGTACAGGCCCGTGACGGAGATCATATTGACAATATGGAACAGGCGTTGGAACGTGCGGTGGCGAACGGAGTAAAGAATCTTGTAATACAGCCTACCCATCTGATGCACGGGGCAGAATATGATGAGATGATGGAATCCGTGGAAGCATATCGGGAGAAATTCGAAACGGTAAAAGTGGCAGAGCCTTTGCTTGGTGAAGTCGGAGAAGATGCTTCTGTAATCAATGAAGATAAAGAGGCCGTTGCAAAAGCCCTTACGGAAGCGGCAGTGCAGGATGGCGGATACGACAGCCTGGAAGCGGCAAAAGAAGACGGTGCGGCTTTCGTATTTTTGGGCCATGGCACTTCTCATACGGCAAAGGTGTCTTACAGCCAGATGCAGTCCCAGATGGGAGCTCTTGGATATGAGAATGTATTTATCGGAACCGTAGAAGGGGAACCGGAAGATACCTCCTGTGAGGCAGTGATTGAGGCAGTAAAGCAGGCGGGGTACAAAAAAGTTATTCTCCGTCCCCTGATGGTTGTGGCAGGCGATCATGCCAACAATGATATGGCAGGAGAAGATGAGGATTCCTGGGTCAGTATGTTCAGGGCGTCCGGTGATTTCGACAGTGTGGAGACACAGATTACAGGTCTTGGCTCCATTGAAGCCGTTCAGAAACTTTATGTGGAGCATACGACAGTTGCAATGAATGAACAGTGA
- a CDS encoding fructose-bisphosphatase class III, which produces METGEIRYLKGLAKQYPTIPAAATEIVNLQAILSLPKGTEHFITDIHGEYDQFQHVMKNGSGAIKRKIEEEFGNSLSVAEKKSIAILIYYPELKLKQVLKQEENLEDWYKVTLYRLIRICKGASSKYTRSKVRKALPKDFAYVIEELLTGRPDVTDQEAYYNEIINSVIRTGRASELVVAFCNLIRRLIVDHLHVVGDIYDRGPYPNLIMDTLMEHHSVDIQWGNHDVLWMGAAAGNPACIANVIRISAKYGNLNTLEDGYGINLIPLVRFALDKYAKDPCDVFHLDYREDEYDVKDVQLDEKMHKAIAIIQFKLEGQLMKKHPEFQMDHRLLLDKMDLEKGTVEVEGKTYPLKDTCFPTIDMKNPYELSPEEADVVDRLVTAFINCEKLQKHIRFLFTKGSLYKVYNGNLLYHGCVPFNEDGTFKKVRIYDGEYSGKALYDVLEHYARKGYYSIDKTEKQKGLDILWFIWQNANSPVFGKSKMTTFERYFIADKKTHKEPKNPYYRLLEQEEIVSKILHEFGLEDEDSHIINGHVPVETKRGESPVKCNGKLLIIDGGFSKAYQPKTGIAGYTLIYNSYGLLLAAHEPFESVEKAVQNGSDIHSHMMLVQHVNLRRTVADTDVGKEIKENIIELEKLLCAYREGTIVERQ; this is translated from the coding sequence ATGGAAACAGGAGAAATCAGGTATTTAAAAGGGCTGGCAAAACAATATCCTACGATTCCGGCAGCAGCCACGGAAATCGTGAATCTGCAGGCGATTCTCAGCCTGCCCAAAGGGACAGAGCATTTTATTACGGACATTCACGGGGAATACGACCAGTTCCAGCATGTAATGAAAAATGGTTCCGGAGCAATCAAACGGAAAATTGAAGAAGAATTCGGCAACAGCCTTTCTGTGGCAGAGAAAAAAAGCATTGCCATTCTGATTTATTATCCGGAATTAAAATTAAAGCAGGTGTTAAAACAGGAGGAAAATCTGGAGGACTGGTATAAGGTGACTTTGTACCGCCTGATCCGCATCTGCAAGGGCGCTTCCTCCAAATACACCCGTTCCAAAGTACGCAAGGCTCTGCCAAAGGATTTTGCCTATGTAATCGAGGAACTGCTCACCGGGCGGCCGGATGTGACAGACCAGGAAGCATATTACAACGAAATCATCAATTCCGTTATCCGCACCGGAAGAGCCTCGGAGCTGGTAGTTGCGTTCTGCAATTTAATCCGGCGGCTGATTGTGGATCACCTGCATGTGGTGGGAGATATTTATGACAGAGGCCCCTATCCCAATCTGATTATGGACACCCTGATGGAACATCATTCCGTGGACATTCAGTGGGGGAATCATGATGTGCTGTGGATGGGGGCGGCTGCAGGAAATCCTGCCTGCATTGCAAACGTCATCCGCATTTCAGCAAAATACGGAAACCTGAATACGTTAGAGGACGGGTATGGGATCAATCTGATTCCGCTGGTAAGGTTTGCGCTGGACAAGTATGCAAAAGACCCCTGTGACGTTTTCCACCTGGATTACCGGGAAGACGAATACGATGTGAAAGATGTGCAGTTAGATGAAAAAATGCACAAGGCCATAGCCATAATCCAGTTCAAACTGGAAGGCCAGCTTATGAAAAAACATCCGGAATTTCAGATGGACCACCGGCTGCTGCTGGACAAAATGGATCTGGAGAAGGGAACCGTAGAGGTAGAGGGAAAAACCTATCCGCTGAAAGATACCTGCTTCCCCACCATAGATATGAAAAATCCCTATGAGCTGTCTCCGGAGGAAGCAGATGTGGTGGACCGTCTGGTGACTGCTTTTATCAACTGTGAAAAACTTCAGAAGCACATCCGGTTTCTGTTTACCAAGGGAAGCCTGTATAAAGTATACAATGGAAACCTTCTGTATCATGGCTGCGTTCCTTTCAATGAGGACGGAACCTTTAAGAAAGTGCGCATTTACGATGGAGAATACAGCGGTAAGGCTTTATATGACGTGCTGGAACACTATGCCAGGAAAGGATATTATTCCATAGACAAAACAGAGAAGCAGAAAGGGCTGGACATTCTGTGGTTCATCTGGCAGAACGCCAATTCCCCGGTATTTGGAAAATCCAAAATGACCACCTTTGAACGGTATTTTATTGCAGACAAAAAGACCCATAAAGAGCCTAAAAATCCCTATTACCGTCTGCTGGAGCAGGAGGAAATTGTCAGTAAAATTCTGCATGAATTCGGACTGGAAGACGAGGACTCCCATATTATCAACGGCCATGTGCCGGTGGAGACAAAGCGGGGAGAATCTCCGGTGAAATGCAATGGAAAGCTGCTGATTATTGACGGAGGTTTTTCCAAGGCCTATCAGCCCAAAACGGGAATTGCAGGCTATACCCTGATTTACAATTCCTACGGTCTGCTGCTTGCCGCCCACGAGCCTTTTGAATCAGTGGAAAAAGCAGTGCAGAACGGAAGCGACATTCATTCCCATATGATGCTGGTACAGCATGTGAATCTGCGAAGAACCGTAGCCGACACCGATGTGGGCAAGGAAATCAAAGAAAATATCATAGAACTGGAAAAACTGCTGTGTGCATATCGGGAAGGGACCATTGTGGAGCGGCAGTAA
- the dapB gene encoding 4-hydroxy-tetrahydrodipicolinate reductase, translating into MVKMIMHGCNGRMGQVISSICQEDSDIQIVAGIDPYDGIENSYPVFQRIEDCKVEADVVVDFAAASAVDSLLKYCVQHQLPVVLCTTGLSEEQNRKVEEAGRKTAVLKSANMSLGVNVLMELLQKAARILAPAGFDMEIVEKHHNQKVDAPSGTALALADSINEALENAYQYKYDRTQERKKREKNEIGIQAVRGGSIVGEHEVIFAGLDEVIEIRHTAYSKGIFGKGAVEAAKFLAGKPAGNYDMKDVIEAG; encoded by the coding sequence ATGGTAAAAATGATTATGCATGGCTGTAATGGCAGGATGGGACAGGTAATTTCTTCCATCTGCCAGGAGGACAGCGATATTCAGATTGTGGCAGGTATTGACCCGTATGATGGAATTGAAAATTCCTATCCGGTGTTTCAGAGGATTGAAGACTGCAAAGTGGAGGCCGATGTGGTGGTGGACTTTGCGGCAGCTTCTGCAGTGGACAGCCTGCTTAAGTATTGTGTGCAGCATCAGCTTCCGGTGGTTTTATGTACCACAGGGTTAAGCGAGGAACAGAACAGGAAAGTGGAAGAGGCAGGCAGGAAAACTGCCGTACTGAAGTCTGCCAACATGTCTCTGGGGGTAAATGTCCTGATGGAGCTGCTGCAAAAGGCAGCCAGGATACTGGCGCCGGCAGGTTTTGATATGGAAATTGTGGAAAAGCACCATAATCAGAAAGTGGACGCGCCCAGCGGAACAGCGCTGGCACTGGCAGATTCCATCAACGAAGCACTGGAAAATGCGTATCAGTATAAATATGACCGTACACAGGAAAGAAAGAAGCGGGAAAAAAATGAAATCGGCATTCAGGCAGTCCGGGGCGGCAGTATTGTGGGGGAACATGAAGTGATTTTTGCCGGACTGGACGAGGTCATAGAAATCCGCCACACTGCTTATTCCAAAGGAATTTTTGGAAAAGGCGCAGTGGAAGCGGCAAAGTTTCTGGCAGGAAAACCGGCAGGAAATTATGACATGAAAGATGTGATTGAAGCAGGATAA
- the dapA gene encoding 4-hydroxy-tetrahydrodipicolinate synthase, with protein sequence MALFKGAGVALVTPMKENLEVDYDKLAEILEDQIQNETDSIIITGTTGEASTLTVEEHLEVIRAAVAIVDKRIPVIAGTGSNCTRTAVELSYQAQLVGADGLLVVTPYYNKATQKGLIEHYIRVAKYVDIPIIMYNIPGRTGCRIEAETAAFLNREVEHIVGMKDAVGDISYTLKLMEQTQGDFDVYSGEDGQVIPLLACGGIGVISVLSNIAPKFTHDMVMNYLNGNHKEALEMQIKALPLVDALFCEVNPIPVKAAMNLMGWNTGSLRAPLSEMEPENVKKLSKAMKEFGIPLA encoded by the coding sequence ATGGCACTTTTTAAAGGCGCAGGCGTAGCGCTTGTTACACCAATGAAGGAAAATCTGGAAGTGGATTACGATAAACTGGCGGAAATTCTGGAAGACCAGATTCAGAATGAAACAGACAGTATTATTATTACAGGAACCACCGGAGAGGCATCCACCCTGACCGTGGAGGAACATCTGGAAGTAATACGGGCTGCAGTTGCCATTGTGGATAAACGGATTCCGGTGATTGCGGGAACCGGTTCGAACTGTACCCGGACAGCCGTGGAACTTTCCTACCAGGCTCAGCTTGTGGGTGCGGACGGACTGCTGGTGGTAACCCCCTACTATAACAAAGCCACCCAGAAAGGGTTGATTGAACATTATATCCGGGTGGCAAAATATGTGGATATTCCCATTATCATGTACAATATTCCGGGCAGAACAGGCTGCAGGATTGAAGCGGAAACAGCGGCTTTCCTGAACCGGGAAGTGGAGCATATTGTGGGAATGAAAGACGCCGTAGGAGATATTTCCTATACACTGAAACTGATGGAGCAGACACAGGGAGATTTTGACGTCTATTCCGGTGAGGATGGGCAGGTAATTCCTCTGCTTGCCTGCGGTGGAATCGGGGTAATTTCCGTTCTCTCCAATATTGCCCCCAAATTCACCCATGATATGGTAATGAATTATCTGAACGGAAACCACAAGGAGGCACTGGAAATGCAGATAAAAGCTCTTCCCCTGGTGGATGCCCTGTTCTGTGAGGTGAATCCAATTCCGGTAAAAGCAGCAATGAATCTGATGGGATGGAATACAGGTTCTCTGCGGGCACCTTTAAGCGAGATGGAGCCTGAGAATGTGAAAAAATTATCAAAGGCTATGAAAGAATTTGGCATTCCGCTGGCCTGA
- a CDS encoding cob(I)yrinic acid a,c-diamide adenosyltransferase, with the protein MCKKKVTVYCGNGKGKTAAALGYAIQSAGQGRNSIIIQFMKGKKEKETEQLLSRLEPEVKFFSFARFEKDFSELSSEEQQEESMNIRNGFNFARKVLVTGECNLLILDSFLELLDNGMISAEELDNLMNASSEDTEILFTGKHMNDALRKYAEKIYEIHAD; encoded by the coding sequence ATGTGTAAGAAAAAAGTTACTGTTTATTGCGGTAATGGGAAAGGTAAAACGGCAGCGGCCCTTGGATATGCCATACAGTCTGCAGGCCAGGGGAGAAATTCCATCATCATTCAGTTTATGAAAGGAAAAAAAGAAAAAGAGACAGAACAGCTGCTGAGCCGGCTGGAACCGGAAGTAAAGTTTTTCTCCTTTGCAAGATTTGAGAAAGATTTTTCGGAGCTTTCCAGTGAGGAGCAGCAGGAAGAGAGCATGAATATACGCAACGGGTTTAATTTTGCCAGAAAAGTTCTGGTTACAGGAGAATGTAATCTGCTGATACTGGACAGTTTTCTGGAACTTCTGGACAACGGAATGATTTCCGCAGAAGAGCTGGATAATCTGATGAACGCAAGTTCGGAGGATACGGAGATTCTGTTTACCGGAAAACATATGAACGACGCGCTGCGTAAATATGCGGAAAAAATTTATGAAATCCATGCAGATTGA
- a CDS encoding single-stranded DNA-binding protein, with product MADKIFENNQVTITGEIVSDFQYSHEVFGEGFYMVEVSVNRLSNFADIIPMMISERLIDTQSSYIGQYIRVDGQFRSYNRHEEKKNRLVLSVFVRELEFVDEIPEGEKSNQIFLDGYICKDPIYRKTPLGREIADLLIAVNRSYGKSDYIPCICWGRNARYASGFEVGGHVQVYGRIQSREYVKKLSETEVEHRVAYEVSVSKVEYIE from the coding sequence ATGGCAGATAAAATATTTGAAAACAATCAGGTTACAATCACAGGTGAAATCGTTTCAGATTTCCAGTATAGCCACGAGGTGTTTGGGGAAGGCTTTTATATGGTAGAAGTATCGGTAAACAGGCTGAGTAATTTTGCAGACATTATCCCGATGATGATTTCCGAACGCCTGATTGACACACAGAGCAGTTACATAGGGCAGTACATCCGGGTGGATGGACAGTTCCGCTCCTACAACAGACACGAGGAGAAAAAGAATCGTCTGGTACTGTCCGTATTTGTAAGAGAACTGGAATTTGTAGATGAGATTCCTGAGGGGGAGAAAAGCAATCAGATTTTTCTGGATGGATATATCTGTAAAGATCCCATTTACCGGAAAACACCTCTCGGAAGAGAGATTGCAGATTTACTCATAGCAGTGAACCGCTCTTATGGGAAATCCGATTATATCCCATGTATCTGCTGGGGAAGAAATGCCAGATACGCCTCCGGATTTGAAGTGGGTGGTCATGTGCAGGTATACGGAAGGATTCAGAGCAGGGAATATGTGAAGAAACTTTCAGAGACGGAAGTGGAACACAGAGTTGCCTATGAAGTATCTGTAAGTAAAGTGGAATATATAGAATAA
- a CDS encoding peptidylprolyl isomerase produces the protein MAQNPIVTFEMEDGGIMKAELFPQTAPNTVNNFISLIQKGYYDGLCFHRVIRGFMIQGGCPEGTGTGGPGYSIRGEFSQNGFDNDLKHNAGVLSMARTMAPDSAGSQFFIMHQNSPHLDGAYAAFGQITEGMEVVNGIAETATDYSDRPMEPQVLKKVTVETFGETYPEPETC, from the coding sequence ATGGCTCAAAATCCAATTGTAACTTTTGAAATGGAAGACGGCGGCATTATGAAAGCGGAACTTTTTCCGCAGACTGCCCCCAACACTGTAAATAACTTTATCAGCCTTATTCAGAAGGGCTATTATGACGGTCTCTGCTTCCACCGTGTAATCAGAGGATTTATGATTCAGGGCGGATGTCCGGAAGGCACCGGAACCGGCGGCCCCGGCTACAGTATCCGGGGAGAATTTTCCCAGAACGGCTTTGACAATGATTTAAAACACAATGCCGGAGTCCTTTCCATGGCACGTACCATGGCTCCTGATTCGGCAGGTTCCCAGTTCTTCATCATGCACCAGAACTCTCCCCATCTGGACGGAGCCTATGCCGCATTCGGACAGATCACAGAAGGGATGGAAGTTGTCAACGGGATTGCGGAAACCGCAACAGATTATTCCGACCGGCCCATGGAACCCCAGGTGCTGAAAAAAGTTACAGTTGAAACCTTTGGAGAAACCTATCCGGAACCGGAAACCTGTTAA
- a CDS encoding N-acetylmuramoyl-L-alanine amidase: MAVTIILDAGHGGYDNGASYNGRREKDDTLRVALAVGEKLENAGYNVLYTRTTDRYDSPFEKAQIANRSGADYFISFHRNSGATPNTYNGTQALVYETGTEAERLGRTINDQLVKFGFKDLGVVERPGLVVLRRTQMPAVLMELGFINHDGDNQMFDQRFDEMVDAIVTGVEQAIPLTGSSGKYGVQVGLYRYESNAEYMREQLESQGYLATVRREGPYYAVVAGREDSLDDARALQNRLRQDGYDTLVVNME; this comes from the coding sequence ATGGCAGTTACAATAATTCTGGACGCCGGGCACGGGGGCTATGATAACGGGGCTTCCTATAATGGAAGGAGAGAAAAAGACGATACTCTGCGGGTAGCTCTTGCAGTGGGAGAAAAACTGGAAAACGCCGGGTACAATGTGCTGTATACAAGAACCACAGACCGTTACGACTCGCCTTTTGAAAAGGCTCAGATTGCCAACCGTTCCGGAGCGGATTATTTTATTTCTTTCCACCGGAATTCCGGAGCCACGCCAAATACTTACAACGGGACACAGGCGCTGGTATATGAGACAGGTACGGAGGCGGAAAGACTGGGAAGGACCATCAATGATCAGCTTGTTAAATTTGGATTTAAGGATTTGGGAGTGGTGGAGCGCCCTGGTCTGGTGGTGCTCAGAAGAACACAGATGCCGGCTGTGCTGATGGAACTTGGGTTTATCAACCACGATGGAGATAACCAGATGTTTGACCAGCGTTTTGATGAAATGGTGGACGCCATTGTGACAGGGGTGGAACAGGCAATCCCCCTGACCGGATCTTCCGGAAAATACGGAGTGCAGGTGGGCCTGTACCGTTATGAATCCAATGCGGAATATATGAGAGAACAGCTGGAAAGCCAGGGATATCTGGCCACCGTACGGCGGGAAGGGCCGTATTATGCGGTGGTTGCCGGAAGAGAAGACAGTCTGGATGATGCCAGGGCTCTTCAGAACCGGCTTCGGCAGGACGGATATGATACGCTGGTAGTCAATATGGAATAG
- a CDS encoding beta-ketoacyl-ACP synthase III — protein sequence MRAKIIGTGSCLPEKIITNENLSAIMDTSDQWIQSRTGIRERHLVSSETETTISLAVQAGREALEDADILPQELDLIIVATVSSDYITPAAACLVQKELGACHAAAFDINAACSGFLYALNTVDAYIQAGIYRTALIIGVETLSKLLDWSDRSTCVLFGDGAGAAVVKAAENGMIASLQGSDGRGSHVLVCKNRTSNNPWISTDKSLDYLYMDGQEVFKFAVKKETECIQALLAQAGMALSEVTYFLLHQANYRIIASIARKLKLPPEKFPANVAHCGNTSAASIPILLDEVHKAGKLSPGDILLLSGFGAGLTWGAALLKW from the coding sequence ATGAGAGCAAAAATTATCGGAACCGGAAGCTGCCTTCCGGAGAAAATTATAACAAATGAGAATCTTTCCGCCATAATGGACACCAGCGACCAGTGGATTCAGAGCCGGACCGGTATCCGGGAGCGTCATCTGGTATCTTCAGAAACTGAAACCACCATTTCCCTTGCCGTTCAGGCAGGCAGGGAGGCTCTGGAAGACGCAGATATTCTTCCGCAGGAGCTGGATTTAATTATAGTGGCCACGGTTTCTTCCGATTATATCACTCCGGCCGCCGCATGTCTGGTACAGAAAGAACTGGGAGCCTGCCACGCCGCTGCTTTTGACATAAATGCCGCCTGTTCCGGTTTTCTGTATGCCCTGAACACGGTGGATGCTTATATTCAGGCAGGTATTTACCGCACTGCCCTGATTATCGGCGTGGAAACATTGTCCAAACTTCTGGACTGGTCTGACCGCTCCACCTGCGTTCTCTTCGGAGACGGCGCCGGTGCGGCAGTGGTAAAAGCCGCGGAAAACGGAATGATTGCTTCTCTGCAGGGCTCCGACGGCAGGGGAAGCCATGTGCTGGTATGCAAAAACCGCACCAGCAACAACCCCTGGATTTCCACTGACAAGTCCCTGGATTATCTGTATATGGACGGTCAGGAAGTCTTTAAATTTGCTGTAAAAAAAGAAACGGAATGTATTCAGGCACTTCTGGCCCAGGCCGGTATGGCCCTTTCCGAGGTGACGTATTTCCTGCTTCATCAGGCCAATTACCGGATTATCGCCTCCATTGCCCGGAAATTAAAACTTCCTCCGGAAAAATTCCCCGCGAATGTAGCGCACTGCGGAAATACTTCTGCCGCCAGTATCCCCATCCTGCTGGACGAAGTGCACAAAGCAGGAAAACTGTCTCCCGGAGATATTCTTCTCCTGTCAGGATTCGGAGCGGGACTCACCTGGGGAGCCGCACTGCTGAAATGGTAA
- a CDS encoding ABC transporter ATP-binding protein — protein sequence MIRVENLRKNFGEFCALDGVDMHVPGGSIYGLVGPNGAGKTTLLRHIMGIYRQDEGSVLVEGKPVYEQPDVKKDMILISDDLFYFQQADTLEMKGFYKGIYPGFDEKLFEKLQEVFRNIDVKRRIRKLSKGMQKQVSFWLGLCSSPGILILDEPVDGLDPVMRRQIWNLLLAEKKKRGMTVLVSSHNLRELEEVCDYVGIMHQGRIRMERSLQELQGCVSKVQTAFEQGMPILPETFQVLHMSNLGRVYTMIVKGDSEKARGELEKLHPLFVDVLPLTLEEIFIYEMGGADYGIQEILL from the coding sequence ATGATTAGAGTAGAAAACCTGAGGAAAAACTTTGGAGAATTCTGTGCCCTGGACGGTGTGGACATGCATGTGCCGGGCGGGAGCATCTATGGGCTGGTGGGGCCGAACGGCGCCGGAAAAACCACGCTGTTGCGGCATATTATGGGCATTTACCGGCAGGACGAGGGAAGTGTTCTGGTGGAGGGAAAGCCCGTATATGAACAGCCGGATGTGAAAAAGGATATGATTTTGATTTCGGATGACCTGTTTTATTTCCAGCAGGCAGACACACTGGAAATGAAAGGGTTTTACAAAGGGATTTATCCCGGTTTTGACGAAAAACTCTTTGAAAAGCTGCAGGAAGTGTTTCGGAATATTGATGTAAAGCGCAGAATCCGGAAGCTGTCAAAGGGTATGCAAAAGCAGGTGTCTTTCTGGCTTGGGCTTTGCAGCAGTCCCGGGATTCTGATTCTGGACGAGCCGGTGGACGGTCTGGATCCTGTCATGCGCAGGCAAATCTGGAATCTGCTTCTGGCTGAAAAAAAGAAACGGGGCATGACGGTACTGGTGTCCTCCCACAATCTGCGGGAGCTGGAAGAAGTATGTGATTATGTGGGAATCATGCATCAGGGCAGAATCCGGATGGAACGCTCTCTGCAGGAACTGCAGGGATGCGTGTCAAAAGTTCAGACAGCATTTGAACAGGGAATGCCCATATTGCCGGAAACCTTTCAGGTGCTTCATATGTCCAATCTTGGGCGGGTGTATACCATGATTGTAAAGGGGGATTCCGAAAAAGCCAGAGGAGAGCTGGAAAAGCTGCATCCGCTGTTTGTAGATGTGCTGCCTCTGACTCTGGAGGAAATTTTCATTTATGAGATGGGAGGGGCAGATTATGGGATTCAGGAAATTCTGCTTTAA
- the yaaA gene encoding peroxide stress protein YaaA, giving the protein MKIIISPAKKMKQDRDTLAYDGLPVFLKKTEKLKTYVQSLTYQEAKTLWKCNDRIAKLNFERFAGMELERDLTPALLAYEGIQYQYMAPAVFEDQSLEYVKNHLRILSGFYGVLRPFDGVVPYRLEMQARIQMGRYRNLYDYWGRDICQEVYRETDFVLNLASREYSRCLCEYLTSQDLFLTCRFGELKDGKVVEQGTQVKMARGEMVRFLAGNRVEHREGIKEFQGLGYRYTEEFSDKNTYVFLKEKKDDRHD; this is encoded by the coding sequence ATGAAAATTATCATCTCCCCCGCAAAGAAAATGAAGCAGGACAGGGACACGCTGGCATACGACGGGCTGCCGGTGTTTCTTAAGAAAACAGAAAAGCTGAAAACTTACGTGCAGAGCCTCACGTACCAGGAAGCGAAAACTCTGTGGAAATGCAATGACAGGATTGCGAAGCTGAATTTTGAACGGTTTGCCGGAATGGAGCTGGAGAGGGACCTGACGCCTGCTCTGCTGGCCTATGAAGGCATCCAGTATCAGTATATGGCTCCGGCGGTATTTGAAGACCAGTCCCTGGAATACGTTAAAAATCATCTCCGCATTCTGTCAGGCTTTTACGGGGTCTTAAGGCCCTTTGACGGAGTTGTGCCCTACCGGCTGGAAATGCAGGCCAGGATTCAGATGGGCCGGTACCGGAATCTGTATGATTACTGGGGCCGGGATATCTGCCAGGAGGTTTACCGGGAAACAGATTTTGTGCTGAACCTGGCTTCCAGGGAATACAGCCGCTGCCTGTGTGAATATCTGACGTCACAGGATTTGTTTCTGACCTGCCGGTTCGGAGAATTAAAAGACGGAAAAGTGGTGGAACAGGGAACGCAGGTGAAGATGGCCCGCGGGGAGATGGTGCGTTTCCTGGCCGGAAACCGTGTGGAGCACCGGGAGGGAATCAAAGAATTTCAGGGCCTGGGCTATCGGTATACAGAAGAATTTTCCGATAAAAATACATATGTATTTCTGAAGGAGAAAAAGGATGACAGACATGATTAG